A single genomic interval of Chlamydiales bacterium STE3 harbors:
- a CDS encoding Uncharacterized protein (Product derived from UniProtKB/Trembl:F8KZN1), whose protein sequence is MPKIHDRIVKRIREELKKNQKGLRIPHASNTMRKKEYRSSSLMVRDLKRVLAVDELTQTAWVEPSITMEELVLSTLHYGLIPQVVPEFKGITVGGAINGAALESSSHLFGQFNDTCLSYEILTGDGSIVIADEKHHAALFYAVAGSYGTLGTVLSVKIKLMRATKYVRVNYRHFSSIRDAVKDLKELHLSVKPPDFLEAIAYGTDNVVVIAGELTNEKRDLPFLEMSSPWSVWFYGHAKHAIGSEVMPLFDYLFRHDRGAFWMGGFAANLQTSISYLSHKASLLFGKWLDFSSKIFPTECIPKNPGFFFRSCFGWLMTSTRLFASLHGGSEEWFEKNFIIQDCYFPETTAELFLEYCLRKYRIRPLWICPVLSTTTPQLFSPHLRDNQELLFDIGVYGLPAHSSGPDAVKDLELKTIQMNGRKMFYCHSYLSEKAFWEIYPKQQYQALRDLYNLGHHYPEITKKVLVK, encoded by the coding sequence ATGCCCAAAATACATGATAGAATAGTGAAAAGAATTCGAGAAGAATTAAAGAAAAATCAAAAGGGCTTAAGAATTCCTCATGCCTCAAACACGATGAGGAAAAAGGAATACCGCTCGAGCTCTTTAATGGTACGCGATTTAAAACGCGTACTAGCTGTTGACGAGCTTACACAAACAGCGTGGGTGGAGCCAAGTATCACGATGGAAGAACTTGTCCTTTCAACCCTTCATTATGGATTAATTCCACAAGTTGTCCCTGAATTTAAAGGCATTACGGTTGGGGGAGCCATTAATGGTGCGGCATTAGAGAGCAGCTCTCATTTGTTTGGCCAATTTAATGACACTTGCTTGAGTTATGAAATTTTGACTGGGGATGGATCTATTGTCATTGCCGATGAAAAACATCACGCTGCTCTTTTTTATGCAGTGGCTGGCTCTTATGGCACTTTAGGGACAGTACTTTCTGTAAAAATTAAACTAATGCGGGCAACGAAATACGTAAGGGTGAATTACCGCCATTTTTCATCCATCCGCGATGCTGTAAAGGATCTTAAAGAACTTCATTTGTCAGTTAAGCCTCCTGACTTTCTAGAGGCAATTGCCTATGGCACTGACAATGTCGTTGTCATTGCTGGAGAGCTGACGAATGAAAAAAGGGATTTACCGTTTCTTGAGATGTCAAGCCCTTGGTCTGTGTGGTTTTATGGTCATGCAAAGCATGCCATCGGCAGTGAGGTAATGCCGCTTTTTGATTATTTATTTAGACATGATCGAGGTGCATTTTGGATGGGTGGCTTTGCTGCAAACCTGCAAACCTCCATAAGTTATCTCTCTCATAAAGCCTCACTACTTTTTGGTAAATGGTTGGACTTCTCTTCAAAAATTTTCCCCACCGAGTGTATCCCGAAAAATCCCGGTTTTTTCTTTCGAAGTTGCTTTGGATGGCTGATGACCAGCACTCGTTTGTTTGCAAGCTTGCATGGTGGCAGTGAAGAGTGGTTTGAAAAAAACTTTATCATTCAAGATTGCTATTTCCCTGAAACCACAGCTGAGCTATTTTTAGAATATTGTTTAAGGAAATACCGAATCCGTCCTCTTTGGATTTGCCCCGTTCTGTCCACGACAACTCCCCAGCTTTTTTCTCCTCATCTAAGAGACAATCAGGAGCTTTTATTTGATATAGGTGTATATGGTTTACCAGCTCATTCTTCAGGCCCCGATGCAGTCAAAGACTTGGAATTAAAGACAATCCAAATGAATGGTAGAAAAATGTTTTATTGTCATTCTTATTTGAGCGAAAAAGCATTTTGGGAAATCTATCCTAAACAGCAGTATCAGGCTTTAAGAGATCTATACAATCTTGGGCATCACTATCCCGAAATTACAAAAAAAGTGTTAGTCAAATGA